From the genome of Mucilaginibacter paludis DSM 18603:
AGGTAAACTTCGGACGATTTTCGTTTTTTTTCTTTAATGAGATAGTAGGCGTCATCTAATCGTTTTTGTTGCAGCCAGCGGTTGGGCGGTATATGGAATATCTTCTCAAAATCTCTTTTAAAAGTAGCCAGGCTCCTGCCGGTGAGGTAGGCAAAACGATTAATATCAACATTAAACTTATAATTCTGGTTCATATAGGCTTCCAGGTTAATTTTACCAGGTTCACTAAAATCAAACAAAGCATCCTGTAATGCCGGGTTGGTTTCCAGCAATAGCATAATACATTCTTTAACCTTCAGCGTAGTCAGTAATTTGTTGAGCTTGCCGGTATGATGAAGGTAAGGCCTTAACGAGTCGATGTAGTTTGTTAACAACGGTTTGGGCTGGAGTAGCAAAGTGTTTTCTCCTGTATAAGCATTTGTCATATGCAGGTTATGCTCGGCACTGAAGCTGCGTAAGGTATCCTGGTCCATCTCTATGGATACCGAGATAAATTCCCCGCCTGGGGGTGGTTGCTTCTCAAACCGGCACAACTGGTTTTTTCTGAAAAATCTGAAATCCCCTGCTTTAAAGTGAAAATTTTGATCGCCAACCTGCATTTCCTGGCTTCCTGATACGATGTAGCTAAACACATGGTTGGGTATAAACTGCTCACCATCACGGCTGATATGCGCATAGCAGGAATATAAGATTTTTGGCGATTCTTCCATGTGATCAGATATGGGTATTGAGATAGGAGTATGGAGACATTTGCATATTTAAAGATAACATAATCAAGGCGGCTTTCTGCCGGTAACCATATATCGTATAAAATACCTGCACGTTAATCATCATATAGATCAAATCGATGGGCATCGCAATACGCCCATCGCAATACTACTTCAACATCGCCTTGCCCAATGCTGTTTCCAAGAAGTTTGACGATTCATCATGATCCGTGGATGTGCTAACCATCATCCATTTTTCCATCTCGGCCTGCCTGGCGGCATTGGCTTGTTTTAGTATGGCAATGGCTTCGCTGCCTAATACCAAATGCACCGGCGGTTCAGGGTGGTTTGCCAGTTCCAAAATAACTTTGGCTGCCTTTTCCGGATCGCCCATCGGTACAAATTTACCACTCAAAATATAATCGGCTCTTTGGCCAACTGTTAATTCATAACCTTCTACCGGTGGCGCATAAGTCATGGATGCACCGGCCCAATCGGTGCGGAAACCACCCGGCTCAACACTGGTTACATGGATGCCAAGCGGCGCTACCTCTTTGGCCAATGCTTCGCTAAATCCGCTCAATCCAAATTTGGCAGCCTGGTACATGGTTAAGCCTGCGTTGCCCACCCGGCCACCTATCGAACTGATTTGTAAAATGCGGCCTGAGCGTTGCTTGCGCATATAGGGCAATACCGCGCGGGTAACTTGGATAGGCGCGTACAGGTTAGTTTCCAACTGGCTCTTTACCTGGTCATCTGTAAAAGCTTCTGCCGCGCCAATGATACCAAAGCCCGCGTTATTTACCAATACATCAATTTTTCCAAACTTGGCTATAGCGTCGGTTACCGCTTGATCAATCTCGTTGTGCTGGGTTACATCCAATTGAATAGGATAAATTTGCCCCGGATATTTTTCAACAAGGTCATTTAATTGTTCCGGCTTGCGGGCTGTTGCCGCCACCTGATCTCCCTTAGCCAGCACTGCTTCTGTAAGGCTGCGCCCCAATCCTCTGGAGCTGCCTGTTATAAACCAAATCTTTGTCATATTATCTGAATTTTATACCACAAAGATAGGCCTGCTTGCAAGGGTGGGTTTTGTTGTAAAGCTCAATGTATTTTGTTGTGGAGACCAAGAGCAAAAAAAAGTAGCGTCACTAAAGCAAAAGGCAGTTAATTTTAATTGTATCCAGTTTAAATAAAAATAATTTGTTTTTAAGGTTTGCTGGTTGTAGTTTTGGCCTTATTTAAAATTAGTCTAAATAAATGAAGCAATACAATTACCTCAAAACCTTATCGGCATTCCTTCTGCTGCTTGTTTGTTCTTTAACCGCGCTCGGCCAACAGGTACGGGGCACTATTCGGGGAAGAATCGTGACGAATAAAAATGAACCTGCCGAAAATGTATCGGTTGTGTTAAAAGGAACCAACTACGGTACGGTTACTAACGATGACGGTAAATTCCAGTTCCGCGTTCCGGCAGGGAGTTATACCCTGGTAGTATCCCACGTCAATCTCAGAAACCAGGAATTGCCTGTTAGCGTAATTACAGGGCGGCTTACGCAAGTTCCGGTAATTGTGGTGTCGGCAAATGTAAGCTCACTACGCGAAATCAGCGTTAACGGCGAAAAAACCAATAAGTTTGTACGCAAGCGCAGTGATGATGTAGCTAAAATGCCGCTGGATAACCTGGAGAATCCGCAGGTTTACAGCAGTGTGGGGAAAGAGTTATTGCAGGAGCAAGCGGTGTTTTCTGCGGACGACGCGATCAGGAATGTGCCGGGTATAACCAGATTGTGGGCACCTACAGGCCGGGCCGGTGATGGGGGGAGTTATTTTACGTTACGCGGTTTTTCGGTGCAAACTTCTTTACGAAACGGCATTAGCGGCTTGGTTACAAATACCGTAGATGCTGCAAATTTGGAGAAACTCGAAGTAGTTAAGGGCCCATCGGGTACGCTTTACGGCAGCAGTCTCATCTCTTTTGGGGGCTTAATTAACAGGGTTACCAAAAAGCCTTTTGAAAATACAGCAGGCGAAATTACATACGCAGGCGGCAGTTACAACTTCAACCGTATCAGCGTTGATTATAATACCCCGATAGACTCTGCTAAAAAAGCACTGTTACGTATCAATAGCGCGTATAACAGCACCGGCAGTTTTCAGGATAATGGTTTTAACAAAAACTTTGTTTTTGACCCCAGCTTTAGCTATAAAGTTAGCGACCGCTTAACCTTATCTTTTGACGCCGAAATTAGCCACGGAACAGGTACAACCCCGCCGATATTCTATTTTGCATCCACCATTGCCGATCTGGGGGTGAGTAGTGCCGACCAATTAAATATCAACTATAAACGAGCCTATCAGGCCAATGACCTGGTCACTACTTCAGACAATGTAAATTTTTACGGTAAGGTTGATTACAAGATCTCCGATAGCTGGCAGTCGCAAACTTCTTTTTCTACCACCAATAGCAGTTCCTCGGGCTATGAACCTTACTTCTACCTGTTGGCAGGTAATAATTCAATCGCGCGCGACGTTTGGGCCATCGACGGCAATGTCAATACTTTACAAATACAACAAAATTTTGCAGGTGATTTTAAAATTGCGGGCCTGCGTAACAGGTTACTAATAGGGCTCGACTTTTTAAAGCAAACCGCTAACCTGAAATACAGCGATCCTAATTCTGGTTCTGATGCTTTTGATGTGATTAATTTAAAAGGCCCTATACCCACCTATAATAACTTTAATAAAGCCAAAGTAGATTCTTTGTTTCAAAACTTGCCTTTATCAACTACTTACAGCCGCTATAATAATTATACCTATAGCGCCTATGTATCGGATGTATTGAACATTACCGATAACCTATCGGCAATGGCCAGTTTAAGGATTGATTACTTTGATAGCAAAGCCATTGATAATCCGGCAACGGGCTCCAGCAGTAATAGTTACCACCAGGTAGCCTTGTCGCCAAAGTTTGGTTTGGTTTATCAATTGGTGAAAAATCATGTTTCGCTGTTTGGCAATTACATGAACGGTTTTAGCAATACAACGCCCGGAACCGATTTTTACGGTAAAAGCTTTAAACCAGAACAGGCTAACCAATTAGAGGGTGGTATTAAACTGGATGTGTTTAACGGCAAACTAAGCAGCACCATCAGCTATTATGATATTAAGGTAAAGGATATTATCAAAGCCGATCCAAGCCATGCCAATTTTTCAATTCAGGACGGCTCACAATATAGCCGCGGCTTTGAGGCGGAGGTAATTGCCAACCCTGTTAAAGGCCTTAACATTGTGGCCGGTTATTCGCATAATAATAGCCTGATGACTAATTCGAGCCCGACTTATGATAATGGCCGCAGGCCGCAAACGGCGGGCCCGGCTAACTCGGCTAACTTTTGGGCCAGCTATACGCTAATAGCCGGAAATGCCAAGGGATTAGGCCTTGGTTTTGGCGGTAATTACTCAGGCGATAACCAGGTGATTAATAACGCTTATAACGGGGTATTTACCCTGCCATCATTTACGGTGTTGAACACTGGCGTTTTCTATAATAAAGAAAAATACCGTTTGGCTGTAAATGTTAACAATTTAACCAATAAAGAGTATTGGATAGGTTATACTACGGTTAATCCGCAGATGCTCAGGCAAGTGATAGCCAGCCTGAGCTACAAATTTTAAAATCCAACCAAATAATATTGAGACACCGCTGGCCCGACTTATAACCGGGCCAGTGGCGTTAATTCTAATTCTTCGTGTACCACATGAGACATATATACAGAGTAGATCGTTTGGTTAAGCTGATCATAAAAGGATAGCTATGCTCTAATCAATCTTATTTATACTTTTTGCCGATTTAAACTTATGTTTACTATGGCTAACGTTATTGCTGATGCAAGGGATAGAAGAAATTTTACGTAGACAAATTGAGAAGATCGTAGAACTTACGGATGATGAATTTCATTTTATATTGTCGCACTTTACTATAAAGAGTTTCAAAAAGCATCAATATGTTGTTCAGGCGGGAAATCCGACACTAAACGACCATTTTGTTGTGAAGGGTTTGCTAAGGTCGTTTTATTTAGATGAAGCGGGTAAGAGCCATATTTTACAATTTGCGATGGAGGATTGGTGGATATCCGACCCGCAAGCCTACCACAACGGCGGAAATGCAACCCTGAACATCGACTGCCTGGAAGATACTCAGGTGTACATGATAACATTAGAAAACCGGGAAAAGCTTTGTGCAGAGTTGAGGAAGATGGAGTTCTTTTTCAGGAAAAAAACACAAGCCGGATACATTGCGCTCCAAAAGCGCATCCAATCGCTGATGAGCCAAACGGCCAAAGAGCGATACGATCAATTTTTACATTTATATCCCCAGCTATCACAACGTGTGCCCAAAACACTGATAGCGTCATACTTAGGTATTTCGCGGGAAACGCTAAGCCGTATGGCCGAACATTAGTGTTAAACGTAATGCTATTGCTGCTCAAGGCGCATAAAAAAACAGTGTGATCTACCGCACACGGTTTTTGTGAGGTATGTCCTGTGCCGGTTCTGGTTAATTACGCAATTTGCGTCCGTAATAAAATTAACAAGCACCATTATGGAACAAATAGCATTAGTTGTTGGGGCAAGCGGTATTACCGGGAGTAATTTGGCCGAAAGCCTGATTGCCAAGGGATGGATAACCTACGGCTTGGCCCGGAAACCCAACCATGACATCAAAGATTTAAAGCCGGTTTCGGCCGATCTCTTAAATATAGATAGCCTTAAAGCCGCCTTGGCAGATGTGTATCCAACTCATGTTTATATCACCAGCTGGATGCGGAACGATACCGAAGCTGAGAATATCAGGGTGAACAGTTTGATGATCCGTAATTTATTAAACGTATTATCCACAAAGCATACCGTGCAACATGTTGCCCTGGTTACCGGTTTAAAGCACTACCTGGGTCCGTTTGAAGCTTATGCCAAAGAAGGCTTTTTGCCCGAAACCCCATTACGCGAAGAGCATCCAAGGCTTAACATAGAGAACTTTTACTATGCCCAGGAAGATGAGGTATATGCCGCGGCTGCCCGCGACGGCTTTACCTGGAGCATTCATCGCCCGCACACTGTTATTGGCAAGGCCGTAGGCAATATGATGAACCTGGGTACTACCCTGGCGGTGTACGCAACAATTTGTAAAGAAACGGGCCGCCCTTTTATCTGGCCCGGCTCGGCAGCGCAGTGGAATGGCTTATCAGATGTTACAGATGCCAGGGTACTGGCCGAACAGTTGATCTGGGCGTCAACTACGGAGGCCGCGCGTAATGAGGCATTCAATGTGGTTAATGGTGATGTTTTCCGCTGGAGTTGGTTATGGAAACAATTGGCTGCTTTTTTTGGAATCGAAGCGATAGGCTACGAAGGAACAATCCGCCCACTCGAAAAAGAAATTGCGAACGATGGCCCGGTCTGGAAAAAAATAGCCGAAAAATACCAATTGAAAGAGGCTGATTTAAGTCGGCTGGCCTCAGCCTGGCACACCGATCTGGACCTTGGACGGCCAATTGAGGTAATGACGGATATGTCAAAGAGCCGCAAACTTGGATTTACAGTTTTTCAAAAAACAGACGAGTCGTTTTACGATCTGTTTGAACAGTTGCGCAAAGACGAATTGATACCATAAATGCTACCGGCATTGATTACTTGAACAACATGATTTAAACTGCGCCCCTCATTGCGTTCGGAAATCAGCAGGTTTATTGCAGTTTTTTACATTGCAACCATATAGCGCAATCGATACCAAGCATTCCCGGTTGGCAACACCCCGATAAATAAGGCCGTTGCCAACCTTATTGAAAACTCTCGCCAGGCGCCAATCTTACTTCCCCAACCGTTTTCCTCTTCCGCATCGTCAAAAAGTATAACCATTTTTCCTTGTCGAAAAACAGGCTTTAATATTTTTTAAATCGGTTGCATTGTTAAATATTGTAGTATATTTATTCATTGATCAGCGTTAATGCTTTGGTCAATTGTAAACCAATTATAAATAACTATTAGTTGTACTGGTGGAGTTTAAATGTTGATAACCAACCTCCATTGGCAAAAAGATAAGTAAAAAGACCGAGAAAATGTTTAGGAAGATTACCGGAATTGCACATCAAATCAGTTTCATACTAACCTTTTTTACCGGTAAGGCTACCGAGCAGTTACCTTGCAATTTAGCTTACCCGGCCGGTTTTACCTGAGCAATATTCCAGCGCAAAGTTTATGCTATCGTCATCTGATGATC
Proteins encoded in this window:
- a CDS encoding TonB-dependent receptor, giving the protein MKQYNYLKTLSAFLLLLVCSLTALGQQVRGTIRGRIVTNKNEPAENVSVVLKGTNYGTVTNDDGKFQFRVPAGSYTLVVSHVNLRNQELPVSVITGRLTQVPVIVVSANVSSLREISVNGEKTNKFVRKRSDDVAKMPLDNLENPQVYSSVGKELLQEQAVFSADDAIRNVPGITRLWAPTGRAGDGGSYFTLRGFSVQTSLRNGISGLVTNTVDAANLEKLEVVKGPSGTLYGSSLISFGGLINRVTKKPFENTAGEITYAGGSYNFNRISVDYNTPIDSAKKALLRINSAYNSTGSFQDNGFNKNFVFDPSFSYKVSDRLTLSFDAEISHGTGTTPPIFYFASTIADLGVSSADQLNINYKRAYQANDLVTTSDNVNFYGKVDYKISDSWQSQTSFSTTNSSSSGYEPYFYLLAGNNSIARDVWAIDGNVNTLQIQQNFAGDFKIAGLRNRLLIGLDFLKQTANLKYSDPNSGSDAFDVINLKGPIPTYNNFNKAKVDSLFQNLPLSTTYSRYNNYTYSAYVSDVLNITDNLSAMASLRIDYFDSKAIDNPATGSSSNSYHQVALSPKFGLVYQLVKNHVSLFGNYMNGFSNTTPGTDFYGKSFKPEQANQLEGGIKLDVFNGKLSSTISYYDIKVKDIIKADPSHANFSIQDGSQYSRGFEAEVIANPVKGLNIVAGYSHNNSLMTNSSPTYDNGRRPQTAGPANSANFWASYTLIAGNAKGLGLGFGGNYSGDNQVINNAYNGVFTLPSFTVLNTGVFYNKEKYRLAVNVNNLTNKEYWIGYTTVNPQMLRQVIASLSYKF
- a CDS encoding Crp/Fnr family transcriptional regulator, with protein sequence MQGIEEILRRQIEKIVELTDDEFHFILSHFTIKSFKKHQYVVQAGNPTLNDHFVVKGLLRSFYLDEAGKSHILQFAMEDWWISDPQAYHNGGNATLNIDCLEDTQVYMITLENREKLCAELRKMEFFFRKKTQAGYIALQKRIQSLMSQTAKERYDQFLHLYPQLSQRVPKTLIASYLGISRETLSRMAEH
- a CDS encoding oxidoreductase, which gives rise to MTKIWFITGSSRGLGRSLTEAVLAKGDQVAATARKPEQLNDLVEKYPGQIYPIQLDVTQHNEIDQAVTDAIAKFGKIDVLVNNAGFGIIGAAEAFTDDQVKSQLETNLYAPIQVTRAVLPYMRKQRSGRILQISSIGGRVGNAGLTMYQAAKFGLSGFSEALAKEVAPLGIHVTSVEPGGFRTDWAGASMTYAPPVEGYELTVGQRADYILSGKFVPMGDPEKAAKVILELANHPEPPVHLVLGSEAIAILKQANAARQAEMEKWMMVSTSTDHDESSNFLETALGKAMLK
- a CDS encoding SDR family oxidoreductase yields the protein MEQIALVVGASGITGSNLAESLIAKGWITYGLARKPNHDIKDLKPVSADLLNIDSLKAALADVYPTHVYITSWMRNDTEAENIRVNSLMIRNLLNVLSTKHTVQHVALVTGLKHYLGPFEAYAKEGFLPETPLREEHPRLNIENFYYAQEDEVYAAAARDGFTWSIHRPHTVIGKAVGNMMNLGTTLAVYATICKETGRPFIWPGSAAQWNGLSDVTDARVLAEQLIWASTTEAARNEAFNVVNGDVFRWSWLWKQLAAFFGIEAIGYEGTIRPLEKEIANDGPVWKKIAEKYQLKEADLSRLASAWHTDLDLGRPIEVMTDMSKSRKLGFTVFQKTDESFYDLFEQLRKDELIP
- a CDS encoding helix-turn-helix domain-containing protein, yielding MEESPKILYSCYAHISRDGEQFIPNHVFSYIVSGSQEMQVGDQNFHFKAGDFRFFRKNQLCRFEKQPPPGGEFISVSIEMDQDTLRSFSAEHNLHMTNAYTGENTLLLQPKPLLTNYIDSLRPYLHHTGKLNKLLTTLKVKECIMLLLETNPALQDALFDFSEPGKINLEAYMNQNYKFNVDINRFAYLTGRSLATFKRDFEKIFHIPPNRWLQQKRLDDAYYLIKEKKRKSSEVYLEVGFKDFSHFSFAFKKAFGIAPSRLTSQPVDKRF